Proteins from one Thermoanaerobaculia bacterium genomic window:
- a CDS encoding response regulator, with translation MKSILIVEDDTDVREGLQNLLTAAGIPHDAASDGCEALEKLMEGPSPGAVVLDLMMPVMDGFRFLTARKLDRRIAAIPVIVLTAVPDVLFDRADLNVHEIIPKPCDPERLVETLRRYAENSSN, from the coding sequence ATGAAATCGATTCTCATCGTAGAAGACGACACCGACGTCCGGGAAGGGCTGCAGAACCTCCTCACCGCGGCGGGCATTCCGCACGACGCGGCGAGCGACGGCTGCGAAGCTCTCGAGAAGCTCATGGAGGGGCCCAGCCCGGGAGCCGTCGTGCTCGACCTGATGATGCCCGTGATGGACGGTTTCCGCTTCCTCACCGCCCGCAAACTCGACCGGCGCATCGCGGCAATCCCGGTCATCGTCCTGACCGCCGTGCCTGACGTCCTCTTCGACCGGGCGGATTTGAACGTCCACGAGATCATTCCCAAGCCCTGCGATCCGGAACGTCTGGTCGAAACCCTCCGGCGGTACGCCGAGAATTCCTCGAACTGA
- a CDS encoding 3'-5' exonuclease: MLHELLTLTRPLVVLDTETTGTYPARDRIVEVAFVKIHPDGRRDVLHRRIHPTVPIPPESTRIHGISDADVAGLAPFSAIAREIVDFLSGCDLAGYNIEGFDLPILQIELARAGIDLDVKGVSIIDAQLVFHKEESRTLADAMRLYVGHAHENAHSALADAEATALVIAGQLGRYPQMPRTPEAVAARYPPPRGRRVDPEGKLVAREGVVYVNFGKKHHGKSFDQVRAEDPGFFDWVLAGDFSPAVKRCVRDYLSSPK; encoded by the coding sequence GTGCTGCACGAATTGCTGACGCTGACCCGCCCCCTCGTCGTCCTCGACACCGAGACGACCGGAACGTACCCGGCGCGCGACCGCATCGTCGAAGTCGCGTTCGTGAAGATCCACCCGGACGGCCGGCGCGACGTCCTCCACCGGCGCATCCACCCGACCGTCCCGATCCCTCCCGAGTCGACGCGGATCCACGGCATCTCCGACGCCGACGTCGCGGGGCTCGCCCCCTTCTCTGCGATCGCACGCGAGATCGTCGATTTCCTCTCCGGCTGCGACCTCGCCGGCTACAACATCGAGGGATTCGACCTGCCGATCCTCCAGATCGAGCTCGCCCGCGCCGGAATCGACCTCGACGTGAAGGGCGTCTCGATCATCGACGCGCAGCTCGTCTTCCACAAGGAAGAGTCGCGGACGCTCGCCGACGCCATGCGCCTCTACGTCGGCCACGCGCACGAGAACGCCCACAGCGCGCTCGCGGACGCGGAAGCGACGGCGCTCGTCATCGCGGGCCAGCTCGGACGGTACCCGCAGATGCCCCGGACTCCCGAGGCCGTGGCGGCCCGCTACCCGCCTCCCCGCGGCCGCCGGGTCGACCCGGAGGGAAAGCTCGTCGCCCGCGAGGGCGTGGTCTACGTCAACTTCGGCAAGAAGCATCACGGAAAGTCTTTCGACCAGGTCCGCGCCGAGGACCCGGGATTCTTCGACTGGGTCCTCGCCGGCGACTTCTCTCCGGCCGTCAAGCGCTGCGTGCGCGACTATCTCTCCTCGCCGAAGTAG
- a CDS encoding S53 family peptidase: MALFRRNLLFALLVSLVAGTAAAARITIDEGDRVAAGTVPEAARLHPDLGPAPADLPLERITLALLPRREAAGDLERLLEAQQDPASPDYHRWLTPEEFGKRFGASDEAIGAVLDWLQAHGFAVDEIAAGRQWIHFSGTAGQVEEAFGSPIHEFEAGGRLRHANVAPPTIPRALAAVVRGVLTLNDFPRRHARLARRAAARLPAVNFQGGDHGLGPADFAVLYNVAPLYRNGIDGTGVSIAVVGRTDIRLSDVQSFRSFFGLPANDPVFVHNGADPGNLGDNGSNDGQLEESEADLDVEWAGAVAPRATIKFVISKSTSASDAADLSAQYAVDHDVAPILSSSFGLCERDLDSGNDFYEGLWQQAAAEGITVFVPSGDSGAAGCDDATASRGTVRAVSGLCSTAFNVCVGGTQLDDTADAARWWSAAEDPSTHESLMSYVPEIVWNESAAVPGGSGLLATGGGPSAIHAKPSWQRAPGVPDDGRRDTPDVSLNAGAHDGYVVFQKYDPNDGTVYVVNGTSASTVAFAGLMALVVQSQQGAPQGNANPVFYRMASAQFTGATGRAFHDVVSGNNSVPGVSGFSAGTGYDLATGLGSVDASALVFGWTSAGSRRARVLPARRPAPAEVKPLR, encoded by the coding sequence ATGGCACTTTTCAGACGGAACCTCCTTTTCGCGCTCCTCGTTTCGCTCGTGGCCGGCACCGCGGCGGCGGCGCGCATCACGATCGACGAAGGCGACCGCGTGGCCGCCGGGACCGTCCCGGAGGCCGCCCGTCTCCACCCGGACCTCGGGCCGGCTCCCGCCGATCTCCCGCTCGAGCGGATCACGCTCGCCCTTCTTCCTCGCCGCGAGGCGGCGGGCGATCTCGAGCGGCTTCTCGAGGCACAGCAGGATCCCGCGTCGCCCGACTATCACCGCTGGCTGACGCCGGAGGAGTTCGGAAAGCGATTCGGCGCCTCCGACGAGGCGATCGGCGCCGTTCTCGACTGGCTTCAGGCGCACGGATTCGCCGTCGACGAGATCGCGGCGGGCCGCCAGTGGATTCATTTCAGCGGCACGGCTGGGCAGGTGGAGGAGGCGTTCGGATCGCCGATCCACGAGTTCGAGGCCGGCGGGCGCCTCCGGCACGCGAACGTCGCTCCTCCGACGATCCCGCGCGCCCTCGCGGCCGTCGTGCGCGGAGTCCTCACTCTCAACGACTTTCCGCGCCGGCACGCGCGACTCGCCCGCCGCGCCGCGGCGCGGCTCCCCGCGGTGAACTTCCAGGGAGGCGACCACGGCCTCGGTCCGGCGGATTTCGCGGTGCTCTACAACGTCGCGCCGCTCTACCGCAACGGCATCGACGGGACCGGCGTCTCGATCGCGGTCGTCGGGCGCACCGACATCCGGCTCTCCGACGTCCAGAGCTTCCGGTCGTTCTTCGGTCTGCCCGCCAACGACCCGGTCTTCGTCCACAACGGCGCGGACCCGGGCAACCTCGGCGACAACGGATCCAACGACGGGCAGCTCGAGGAAAGCGAGGCCGACCTCGACGTGGAATGGGCGGGCGCCGTGGCCCCGCGCGCGACGATCAAGTTCGTCATCTCGAAATCGACGTCGGCGTCCGACGCCGCCGACCTTTCGGCCCAGTACGCGGTCGACCACGACGTCGCGCCGATCCTCTCGTCGAGCTTCGGCTTGTGCGAGCGCGACCTCGACTCGGGCAACGACTTCTACGAAGGTCTCTGGCAGCAGGCGGCGGCCGAGGGGATCACCGTCTTCGTCCCCTCCGGCGACAGCGGCGCCGCGGGATGCGACGACGCGACGGCGAGCCGGGGCACGGTCCGCGCCGTCTCGGGCCTGTGCTCGACTGCCTTCAACGTCTGCGTCGGCGGAACGCAGCTCGACGACACCGCAGACGCAGCGCGCTGGTGGTCGGCCGCCGAGGACCCGTCCACGCACGAGTCGCTGATGTCGTACGTCCCCGAAATCGTCTGGAACGAGAGCGCCGCGGTCCCCGGCGGGTCGGGCCTCCTCGCGACGGGAGGCGGGCCGAGCGCGATCCACGCGAAACCCTCTTGGCAGCGCGCTCCGGGCGTGCCGGACGACGGGCGCCGCGACACGCCCGACGTGTCGCTGAACGCGGGCGCTCACGACGGCTACGTCGTCTTCCAGAAATACGATCCGAACGACGGGACGGTCTACGTCGTCAACGGCACCTCGGCCTCGACGGTCGCGTTTGCGGGCCTCATGGCTCTGGTCGTCCAGTCGCAGCAGGGGGCTCCCCAGGGAAACGCGAATCCCGTCTTCTACCGGATGGCGTCCGCCCAGTTCACGGGCGCGACGGGCCGCGCGTTCCACGACGTCGTGTCGGGAAACAACAGCGTCCCGGGCGTCTCCGGGTTCTCCGCCGGAACCGGGTACGACCTCGCGACCGGCCTCGGCTCGGTCGACGCCTCGGCGCTCGTCTTCGGGTGGACTTCCGCCGGCTCGCGGCGCGCACGCGTCCTGCCGGCGCGCCGTCCCGCTCCGGCGGAGGTGAAGCCGCTCCGTTAG